In Arcobacter ellisii, a genomic segment contains:
- a CDS encoding TetR/AcrR family transcriptional regulator, translating into MSASKENKKNNIIENALKLFSQKGFYNTTIPDIAKAMKMSVGNMYNYFASKEELAKFAIKYSTNILADELREVNNMDISSKEKIYLFVKKYLENVQKSPEIIEYFLRVYLSNREVFKQGCEGFLCVGEFVTEVMILLDDGAQKKEFREQEFFPAFGMIMGCLGGFAFLSGENVLDKDLLSYSDAVADNIYRALKYDV; encoded by the coding sequence ATTTCAGCGTCAAAAGAAAACAAAAAAAATAATATCATAGAAAATGCTTTAAAACTTTTCTCTCAAAAAGGTTTTTATAATACTACAATTCCAGACATTGCAAAAGCAATGAAAATGAGTGTTGGAAATATGTATAATTATTTTGCTTCAAAAGAGGAATTGGCTAAATTTGCAATAAAATATTCAACAAATATTTTAGCTGATGAATTAAGAGAAGTTAATAATATGGATATTTCTTCAAAAGAGAAAATATATCTATTTGTAAAAAAATATTTAGAAAATGTTCAAAAATCTCCTGAAATCATTGAGTATTTTTTAAGAGTTTATCTATCAAACAGAGAAGTTTTTAAACAAGGTTGTGAAGGCTTTTTATGTGTTGGAGAGTTTGTAACAGAAGTTATGATTTTACTTGATGATGGTGCACAAAAAAAAGAGTTTAGAGAACAAGAATTTTTCCCTGCATTTGGTATGATTATGGGATGTTTAGGTGGATTTGCATTTTTAAGTGGAGAGAATGTACTTGATAAAGATTTATTAAGTTATTCAGATGCTGTTGCTGATAATATTTATCGAGCATTAAAGTATGATGTGTGA
- a CDS encoding class I SAM-dependent methyltransferase — protein sequence MALNDKIKWDKKYQETASLTEDRNPSEKLIKIVEKTKGKKALDVASGVGRNSIYLAKLGFDVLALDISKVALEVLNSKGFSNISCELVDLDEYEIAKNSYDLIVMTNFLDRNIIPKLSNALKTDGILFIETYMEDEINEKPSSNPDFLLKKEELKTFFDDSFKLLDYEEFLNEECEIYRMKKQFIAVQKL from the coding sequence ATGGCACTAAATGATAAAATAAAATGGGATAAAAAATATCAAGAAACGGCTTCATTAACTGAGGATAGAAATCCAAGTGAAAAATTAATCAAAATTGTTGAAAAAACCAAAGGTAAAAAAGCTTTAGATGTAGCAAGTGGAGTTGGAAGAAATTCAATATATCTTGCAAAATTAGGTTTTGATGTTCTTGCTTTAGATATTTCAAAAGTTGCTCTTGAAGTATTAAATAGTAAAGGATTTTCAAATATTAGTTGTGAACTTGTAGATTTAGATGAGTATGAAATAGCCAAAAATAGTTATGATTTAATTGTTATGACAAATTTTTTAGATAGAAACATAATTCCAAAACTTTCAAATGCACTAAAAACTGATGGAATACTTTTTATTGAAACTTATATGGAAGATGAAATAAATGAAAAACCATCATCTAATCCAGACTTTTTATTAAAAAAAGAGGAACTTAAAACTTTTTTTGATGATAGTTTTAAATTATTAGATTATGAAGAATTTTTAAATGAAGAGTGTGAAATCTACAGAATGAAAAAACAATTTATAGCAGTTCAAAAACTCTAA
- a CDS encoding bifunctional aconitate hydratase 2/2-methylisocitrate dehydratase: MSLLANYKAHSQERLNEGGLPALPLTAEQVAELVELLKANPVVEAEYALDLFKNKINPGVDDAAYVKAAFLNDIVQGNVSCSVISKTDAIEILGTMMGGYNVPPLVEALKIPEVAGAAAEQLKNTILVYNSFNDVKALMDAGNAKAKEVIESWANAEWFTNKPALEEEITLTVYKIPGETNTDDLSPATVAFTRADIPLHATAMLQSRMEKPLEMMASLKEKGHPLAYVGDVVGTGSSRKSGINSVQWHMGRDIPGVPNKRTGGVVIGSIIAPIFFNTAEDSGCLPIQANVDALETGDVITVKPYAGQILKGGSVVSEFTLAPNTLTDEMRAGGRIPLIIGKGLTAKAREALGLGASTAFIAAEQPANNGKGYTQAQKMVGKACGVEGVKPGMYVEPIATTVGSQDTTGPMTRDEIKELAALSFGADMVMQSFCHTAAYPKPADIKLRHTLPDFINSRGGVTLKPGDGVIHSWLNRLCLPDTVGTGGDSHTRFPIGISFPAGSGLIAFAGVTGMMPLTMPESVLVKFSGKMQPGITLRDLVNAIPYYAIKQGLLTVPKKNKKNIFAGTIVEIQGLPDLKVEQAFELSDASAERSAAACSVQLNKEPIIEYLSSNIALIEKMIEEGYEDAKTLQRRADKMKEWIKNPQLLEPDADAEYLATIEINLDEIKEPILACPNDPDDVATLSEILADESRPKNIDEVFVGSCMTNIGLFRALGEVLKGEGVAKAKLWVAPPTKMDEAQLTEEGYYAAFAAAGARIEIPGCSLCMGNQAQVSEGSTVFSTSTRNFDNRLGKNSKVYLGSAEVAAVAALLGRLPSVEEYMEIVSKKINESNKDGVYKYLNFHQVSSDYLTTLVSSR, encoded by the coding sequence ATGAGTTTATTAGCAAACTATAAAGCACATTCACAAGAGAGACTTAATGAAGGTGGATTACCTGCATTACCTTTAACTGCTGAGCAAGTTGCTGAATTAGTAGAATTATTAAAAGCTAATCCAGTTGTTGAAGCTGAATATGCATTAGATTTATTCAAAAATAAAATCAATCCAGGTGTTGATGATGCTGCTTATGTAAAAGCTGCATTTTTAAATGATATTGTTCAAGGAAATGTTTCTTGTTCAGTTATTTCTAAAACTGATGCAATTGAAATTTTAGGAACAATGATGGGTGGATATAATGTACCACCATTAGTTGAAGCTTTAAAAATCCCAGAAGTTGCAGGTGCTGCTGCTGAGCAATTAAAAAATACTATCTTAGTTTATAATTCATTCAATGATGTAAAAGCTTTAATGGATGCTGGAAATGCAAAAGCTAAAGAAGTTATTGAGTCTTGGGCAAATGCTGAGTGGTTTACAAATAAACCAGCTTTAGAAGAAGAAATTACATTAACTGTATATAAAATTCCTGGTGAAACAAATACAGATGATTTATCTCCTGCAACTGTTGCATTTACAAGAGCAGATATTCCATTACACGCAACTGCAATGTTACAATCAAGAATGGAAAAACCATTAGAAATGATGGCTTCTTTAAAAGAAAAAGGTCACCCTTTAGCATACGTTGGTGATGTTGTTGGAACTGGTTCATCAAGAAAATCAGGAATCAACTCTGTTCAATGGCATATGGGAAGAGATATTCCAGGTGTTCCTAATAAAAGAACAGGTGGAGTTGTAATTGGTTCTATTATTGCACCAATTTTCTTCAATACAGCAGAAGATTCAGGATGTTTACCAATTCAAGCAAATGTTGATGCATTAGAAACTGGTGATGTTATCACTGTTAAACCATATGCAGGACAAATTTTAAAAGGTGGTTCAGTAGTTTCTGAATTTACTTTAGCTCCAAATACATTAACAGATGAAATGAGAGCAGGTGGAAGAATTCCTTTAATTATTGGAAAAGGTTTAACTGCAAAAGCTAGAGAAGCTTTAGGATTAGGTGCATCAACTGCATTTATTGCTGCTGAGCAACCAGCTAACAATGGTAAAGGTTATACTCAAGCACAAAAAATGGTTGGAAAAGCTTGTGGTGTTGAAGGTGTTAAACCAGGTATGTATGTTGAGCCAATCGCTACAACTGTTGGATCACAAGATACAACTGGACCAATGACTAGAGATGAGATTAAAGAACTTGCAGCATTATCTTTTGGTGCTGATATGGTTATGCAATCATTCTGTCACACAGCTGCTTATCCAAAACCAGCAGACATTAAATTAAGACACACTTTACCAGATTTCATCAACTCAAGAGGTGGAGTTACACTTAAGCCAGGTGACGGTGTTATTCACTCATGGTTAAATAGATTATGTTTACCAGATACAGTAGGAACTGGTGGAGATTCTCATACAAGATTCCCAATTGGTATTTCATTCCCAGCTGGATCAGGTCTTATCGCATTCGCAGGTGTTACAGGTATGATGCCTTTAACTATGCCAGAATCTGTATTAGTTAAATTCTCTGGAAAAATGCAACCAGGAATTACTTTAAGAGATTTAGTAAATGCAATTCCATATTATGCAATTAAACAAGGATTATTAACTGTTCCTAAGAAAAATAAAAAGAACATTTTTGCTGGAACAATTGTTGAAATTCAAGGTTTACCAGATTTAAAAGTTGAGCAAGCATTCGAATTATCAGATGCATCTGCAGAAAGATCAGCTGCTGCTTGTTCTGTTCAATTAAATAAAGAACCAATTATTGAATATTTATCTTCAAACATTGCTTTAATTGAAAAAATGATTGAAGAAGGTTACGAAGACGCTAAAACTTTACAAAGAAGAGCTGACAAAATGAAAGAGTGGATTAAAAACCCTCAATTATTAGAGCCAGATGCAGATGCTGAGTATTTAGCTACAATCGAAATTAACTTAGATGAAATTAAAGAGCCAATCTTAGCTTGTCCAAACGATCCAGATGATGTTGCTACTTTATCTGAAATCTTAGCTGATGAGTCAAGACCAAAAAATATTGATGAAGTATTCGTAGGTTCTTGTATGACTAATATCGGTCTATTCAGAGCTTTAGGAGAAGTATTAAAAGGTGAAGGTGTTGCTAAAGCAAAACTATGGGTTGCACCTCCTACAAAAATGGACGAAGCTCAATTAACTGAAGAGGGATACTATGCTGCATTTGCTGCTGCAGGGGCAAGAATTGAGATTCCAGGTTGTTCATTATGTATGGGTAACCAAGCTCAAGTAAGCGAAGGTTCAACAGTATTCTCTACATCTACAAGAAACTTCGATAACAGATTAGGTAAAAACTCTAAAGTTTATTTAGGTTCTGCTGAAGTTGCTGCTGTTGCTGCATTATTAGGAAGATTACCATCTGTTGAAGAATATATGGAAATCGTTTCTAAAAAAATTAATGAATCAAACAAAGATGGTGTTTATAAATACTTAAACTTCCACCAAGTTTCTTCAGACTATTTAACTACATTAGTATCTTCAAGATAA
- a CDS encoding thioesterase domain-containing protein: protein MIKELEQKLHKEIPLTKYMNLKILDYNENKLITTAPLDVNINDKGTAFGGSLATMTIISAWSICYLISKELGFTSNNIVVIKNEHSYKKPVTKDIVCFTTKPSKEELEILKDKLLTKKSASIKIKSQIIEDDEVCVDFIGYYVIKI, encoded by the coding sequence ATGATAAAAGAACTTGAACAAAAGCTACATAAAGAGATACCATTAACTAAATATATGAACTTAAAAATTTTAGATTATAATGAAAATAAGTTAATTACAACTGCCCCACTTGATGTAAATATAAATGATAAAGGAACTGCTTTTGGAGGAAGTTTAGCAACAATGACAATTATTTCTGCTTGGAGTATTTGCTACTTAATTTCAAAAGAATTAGGTTTTACTAGTAATAATATTGTTGTTATAAAAAATGAACACTCTTATAAAAAACCAGTAACTAAAGATATTGTTTGTTTTACAACAAAACCTTCAAAAGAAGAATTAGAAATATTAAAAGATAAACTTCTTACAAAAAAAAGTGCTTCAATAAAAATAAAATCACAAATAATTGAAGATGATGAAGTATGTGTAGATTTTATAGGATATTATGTAATTAAAATATAA
- a CDS encoding GGDEF domain-containing protein encodes MDEIVNYETLAIKTAILEKEVKFNDSFLKKLFDIIPSPMFYKDKNGVYQHCNDAFSKLILGISKEEIIGKTLYDLTHVIPKENADIYYEKDRELFLVQKDQFYEGKVKCADGKTREYQFYKSSFVLDGEIIGLVGLMLDVSDYKKALRELDEKNRLLSEISITDSLTGLYNRRYFQDILEEKVNSSIRYNHSFCFAIIDIDFFKDYNDSFGHYKGDLVLEQLGKVFKESFLRTTDYVFRIGGEEFAILFDVIDFNDAILIMENLRKKVEDLKIKASSNSSYEYLTISVGLGNIKELKKDVNPSILYHEVDKLLYKSKNENRNKVTVADIIF; translated from the coding sequence ATGGATGAAATTGTAAATTATGAAACATTAGCTATTAAAACAGCAATTTTAGAAAAGGAAGTAAAATTTAATGACTCTTTTTTAAAAAAATTGTTTGATATTATTCCTAGCCCAATGTTTTATAAAGATAAAAATGGAGTTTATCAACACTGTAATGATGCTTTTTCAAAACTAATTCTTGGTATTTCTAAAGAAGAGATAATAGGAAAAACACTTTATGATTTAACTCATGTTATTCCCAAAGAGAATGCAGATATCTATTATGAAAAAGATAGAGAACTTTTTTTAGTACAAAAAGACCAATTTTATGAGGGAAAAGTAAAATGTGCAGATGGGAAAACAAGAGAGTATCAATTTTATAAATCATCATTTGTTCTTGATGGTGAAATAATAGGATTAGTTGGGTTAATGCTTGATGTAAGTGATTATAAAAAAGCTTTACGAGAACTTGATGAAAAAAACAGATTATTAAGTGAAATATCAATTACAGATTCTTTAACAGGTTTGTATAATAGACGATATTTTCAAGATATTTTAGAAGAAAAAGTTAATTCTTCGATTCGATATAATCATTCATTTTGTTTTGCAATAATCGATATAGATTTTTTCAAAGATTATAATGACTCTTTTGGACATTATAAAGGTGATTTAGTTTTAGAACAATTAGGAAAAGTTTTCAAAGAGAGTTTTTTAAGAACTACTGATTATGTTTTTAGAATAGGTGGAGAAGAATTTGCAATACTATTTGATGTTATTGATTTTAATGATGCAATTTTAATAATGGAAAATTTGAGAAAAAAAGTTGAAGATTTAAAAATAAAAGCTTCTTCAAATTCATCATATGAATATTTAACAATTTCTGTAGGTTTAGGAAATATAAAAGAGTTAAAAAAAGATGTAAATCCATCTATTCTTTACCATGAAGTGGACAAACTTTTATATAAATCAAAAAATGAAAATAGAAACAAAGTTACCGTAGCGGATATTATATTTTAA
- the def gene encoding peptide deformylase, whose protein sequence is MSIITETKIAKLGEKVLRKKAKKVKDVKSEETKKIVSLMLETLKKSNGVGLAAPQISISKQIMIISSKPNSRYPNAPIMKDLVLINPKIIKTSKGKNKDWEGCLSIPGIRAKVPRYNKIEVKYKTLENEKKTIVFKDFIARIFQHEYDHLIGFVYIDRVETNKDIISEEVYFKTI, encoded by the coding sequence ATGTCAATTATAACTGAAACAAAAATTGCAAAATTGGGTGAAAAAGTTTTAAGAAAAAAAGCTAAAAAAGTAAAAGATGTAAAAAGTGAAGAGACAAAAAAGATAGTTTCACTTATGCTTGAAACCCTTAAAAAATCAAATGGTGTTGGTCTTGCTGCTCCTCAAATTTCTATTTCTAAACAAATTATGATTATCTCTTCAAAACCAAATAGTAGATATCCAAATGCCCCAATAATGAAAGATTTAGTTTTAATAAATCCAAAAATCATAAAAACTTCAAAAGGTAAAAATAAAGATTGGGAAGGATGTTTAAGTATTCCAGGAATTAGAGCAAAAGTTCCAAGATATAATAAAATAGAAGTAAAATACAAAACTTTAGAAAATGAGAAAAAAACTATTGTTTTCAAAGATTTTATAGCAAGAATTTTTCAACACGAATATGACCATTTAATAGGGTTTGTTTATATTGATAGAGTTGAAACAAATAAAGATATTATTAGTGAAGAAGTTTATTTTAAAACAATATAA
- a CDS encoding DUF6726 family protein, translating into MVKYIVGIIIALTFNGCIVGDALALPFRVSGAVLEVVTPDPIGGSVTDVGDAIDTAIPF; encoded by the coding sequence ATGGTTAAATATATTGTTGGAATAATTATAGCTCTAACATTTAATGGATGTATAGTTGGTGATGCTTTAGCATTACCTTTTAGAGTATCAGGAGCTGTGTTAGAAGTTGTTACACCTGACCCTATTGGTGGTTCTGTTACAGATGTTGGTGATGCAATAGATACGGCTATTCCTTTTTAG
- a CDS encoding AMP-dependent synthetase/ligase: MENYNFKTYNELFTHICNLDNEYFLNYLSNGTYKNISTTTFKNKVICLSLALKDMGIQKGDTVGIFAKSSPFWLIFDFAIHEVGAISVPIFANISTENLNFEINDSAMKYMFIDSQERLKDIEEKNSHLTFITHNFCIKEPNFYNYDEILVIGQQICDSKGFIPHKAEEEEIFSIIYTSGNTGTPKGVMLTHKNIVSQLQDINKLIDLPQSQVALSLLPLAHIFERTVMSYYLSRGISIYFVDDILNVANLMKVVKPTIMTVVPRLLEKIFNKIKTQILEKPFFSKIIASLAFSYALKENLDKSSFLFKIYDKLVYSKFREIFGSRVEKLVSGGAPLSKEIAIFFVNIGVPVYQGYGLTEFSPVISTNYPNANKVGSCGKVIPSAKVKIGENKELLVSGPSLMKGYLNQEELTAKTIDKDGWLHTGDVAFLDEEGYLYITSRVKEIFKTSTGEYVNAIDIEHQLSKNRYIEFAVIIAQNRKYTTALLFVDKEKYNLAKKVNNNLTIEEYYKRSDIIEDISNYIKKLNKSLNQWERVVDYRIITNDISIETGELTPSLKIARNKIEQKYANLINSMY, encoded by the coding sequence GTGGAAAACTATAACTTTAAAACATACAATGAGCTTTTCACTCATATTTGTAATTTAGATAATGAATATTTTTTAAACTATCTTTCAAATGGAACTTACAAAAACATTTCAACAACTACCTTTAAAAACAAAGTTATTTGCCTAAGTCTTGCACTAAAGGATATGGGAATTCAAAAAGGTGATACGGTTGGGATTTTTGCTAAATCTTCTCCTTTTTGGCTTATTTTTGATTTTGCTATTCATGAAGTTGGAGCTATTAGTGTTCCTATTTTTGCAAATATTTCTACTGAAAATCTTAACTTTGAAATAAATGATTCAGCTATGAAATATATGTTTATAGACTCCCAAGAAAGACTAAAAGATATAGAAGAAAAAAACTCCCATCTAACTTTTATTACTCATAACTTTTGTATAAAAGAGCCAAATTTTTATAATTATGATGAGATTTTAGTTATTGGTCAACAAATTTGTGATTCAAAAGGATTTATTCCTCACAAAGCAGAAGAAGAGGAAATCTTTTCTATTATCTATACAAGTGGAAATACAGGAACTCCAAAAGGAGTTATGCTTACACATAAAAATATAGTTTCACAACTTCAAGATATAAATAAACTAATAGATTTACCACAAAGTCAAGTTGCACTTTCTCTTCTTCCTTTAGCACATATTTTTGAACGAACTGTTATGAGTTATTATCTAAGTCGTGGAATTAGTATCTATTTTGTAGATGATATTTTAAATGTAGCAAATCTTATGAAAGTTGTAAAACCAACGATTATGACAGTTGTTCCAAGACTTCTTGAAAAGATATTTAACAAAATAAAAACTCAAATTTTAGAAAAACCTTTTTTTAGTAAAATCATCGCTTCTTTGGCATTTTCTTATGCCCTAAAAGAGAACTTGGATAAAAGTTCTTTTTTATTTAAGATTTATGACAAATTGGTTTATTCAAAATTTAGAGAAATATTTGGTTCTAGGGTTGAAAAACTTGTAAGTGGTGGGGCTCCTTTATCAAAAGAGATAGCAATATTTTTTGTAAATATTGGAGTTCCCGTTTATCAAGGATATGGTTTAACAGAGTTTTCACCAGTTATTTCAACAAATTACCCAAATGCAAACAAAGTTGGTTCTTGTGGGAAAGTAATTCCAAGTGCAAAAGTAAAAATTGGTGAAAATAAAGAGTTACTTGTAAGTGGTCCTTCACTTATGAAAGGTTACTTAAATCAAGAGGAATTAACAGCAAAAACTATTGATAAAGATGGTTGGTTACACACAGGAGATGTTGCTTTTTTGGATGAAGAGGGATATTTATACATAACAAGTAGAGTAAAAGAGATATTTAAAACTTCAACAGGAGAGTATGTAAATGCAATAGATATTGAACATCAACTCTCTAAAAATAGATATATAGAGTTTGCAGTTATTATTGCACAAAATAGAAAATATACAACTGCCCTACTTTTTGTGGATAAAGAGAAATATAATCTTGCTAAAAAAGTAAATAATAACTTAACAATAGAAGAGTATTATAAAAGAAGTGATATTATTGAAGATATTTCAAATTACATAAAAAAACTAAATAAAAGCTTGAATCAATGGGAAAGAGTGGTTGATTATAGAATTATTACAAATGATATTTCTATTGAAACAGGAGAGTTAACTCCCTCTTTAAAAATAGCAAGAAATAAGATAGAACAAAAATACGCAAACCTTATAAATAGTATGTATTAG
- a CDS encoding thiolase family protein, which yields MKERIAIIDGLRSPIAKANGKLNDVTADNLGAIISKELILRNNLNYEEFDEVIMGNVAQPANAANIARVMAIKTGFPQNTPAYTVHRNCASGMQAISSAIEKIHSNQGSLYLVGGMESMSNIPLLYSDELRNLITKFSYSKSIIEKLKLLSSFRPSFLKPTIGLLSGLTDPISGKIMGITAENLANEFKISRAAQDEYALKSHQKAQKATESGIFKDEIHPIMTKNSSLSSDDGIRFNQNIQALEKLNPIFDKLSGTVTAGNSSQVSDGACSLIVCSESKAKELNLEPLGFIKDYAYAGLDAHRMGLGPVYATKKLFDKTSVSLKDIDLIEMNEAFAAQIIANQKAFASNDFCKKTFNSNALGEINEEILNVNGGAIALGHPVGMSGARIVLTALKELRRRDDKLALATLCIGGGQGASFLLEI from the coding sequence ATGAAAGAAAGAATAGCCATAATAGATGGACTTAGAAGTCCAATAGCAAAAGCAAATGGAAAACTAAATGATGTTACTGCTGATAATTTAGGAGCGATTATTTCAAAAGAGTTAATTCTTAGAAATAACCTTAATTATGAAGAGTTTGATGAAGTGATTATGGGAAATGTTGCCCAACCTGCAAATGCTGCAAATATCGCAAGAGTTATGGCAATAAAAACTGGTTTTCCTCAAAATACACCTGCATATACTGTTCATAGAAATTGTGCTTCAGGAATGCAAGCTATTTCAAGTGCTATTGAAAAAATCCATTCAAACCAAGGAAGTTTATATTTAGTTGGTGGAATGGAATCTATGAGTAATATTCCCCTACTATACAGCGATGAATTAAGAAATCTGATAACAAAATTTTCCTATTCAAAATCTATTATTGAAAAATTAAAATTATTAAGTTCATTTAGACCTAGTTTTTTAAAACCTACAATTGGTTTACTTTCAGGATTAACAGACCCAATTTCAGGAAAAATCATGGGAATAACTGCTGAAAACTTAGCAAATGAGTTTAAAATAAGCAGAGCTGCCCAAGATGAATATGCTTTAAAATCTCACCAAAAGGCTCAAAAAGCAACTGAAAGTGGAATATTTAAAGATGAAATTCATCCAATTATGACAAAAAACTCCTCTTTATCAAGTGATGATGGAATTAGGTTTAATCAAAATATCCAAGCACTTGAAAAATTAAACCCAATATTTGATAAATTAAGTGGAACTGTAACAGCAGGAAACTCTTCTCAAGTTTCAGATGGGGCTTGTAGTTTGATAGTTTGTAGTGAATCAAAGGCAAAAGAGTTAAATCTTGAACCACTTGGATTTATAAAAGATTATGCTTATGCAGGACTTGACGCACATAGAATGGGATTAGGTCCAGTTTATGCTACAAAAAAACTATTTGATAAAACTTCTGTTTCTTTAAAAGATATAGATTTAATCGAGATGAATGAAGCCTTTGCAGCACAAATAATAGCAAATCAAAAAGCTTTTGCTTCAAATGATTTTTGTAAAAAAACCTTCAATTCTAATGCTCTTGGAGAAATAAATGAAGAGATTTTAAATGTAAATGGAGGAGCAATTGCCCTTGGACATCCAGTTGGGATGAGTGGAGCTAGAATTGTTTTAACAGCGTTAAAAGAATTAAGAAGAAGAGACGATAAATTAGCACTTGCAACACTATGTATTGGTGGTGGACAAGGTGCATCTTTTTTATTGGAGATATAA